Proteins encoded in a region of the Vicia villosa cultivar HV-30 ecotype Madison, WI linkage group LG5, Vvil1.0, whole genome shotgun sequence genome:
- the LOC131605705 gene encoding uncharacterized protein LOC131605705 yields the protein MWNSFLQFRYHNIKLKVFHSDGEASNSNDSIWWRDVISNDITTDAHEEGFSMCVHCKVKKGNSILFWHSIWLGNQSIHFTFPNLFDLSTNKLYTVAELVVWENGNQSWNLVQLFGSVFNPVQGTAGGSMLVQWQLLQEMLLSVSLDPAAEDSFVWQQKLDGDFMVVSVTDLISEQKESAWHPAIIRRLKITWKMNIPLKIRVFAWVMFISKLPSKDLLARRGMSNNSFNLNCVLCESHEESLNHLFFLCQTSKAVWEKIYMWLGDNINFSLEEFMCFDVIQEKVRNISTRDIVNIIWLATLWSLWLMRNVIVFDNASYSFEAVYTNVMFFSWRWLACSNNSSRSSFCDWYKLPLSCFISM from the coding sequence ATGTGGAATAGTTTTTTGCAGTTTAGATATCACAATATCAAACTAAAAGTGTTTCATTCTGATGGTGAAGCCTCAAACTCCAATGACTCTATTTGGTGGCGTGACGTTATTTCAAATGATATAACGACGGATGCTCATGAAGAAGGGTTCAGTATGTGTGTTCACTGTAAAGTTAAAAAAGGGAATAGCATTCTGTTTTGGCATAGCATTTGGTTGGGAAATCAATCGATCCATTTCACTTTTCCGAATTTGTTTGATCTATCAACCAATAAGCTCTACACTGTCGCTGAGTTAGTTGTTTGGGAGAACGGTAATCAATCTTGGAACTTGGTTCAGTTGTTTGGTTCTGTTTTTAATCCGGTTCAAGGCACGGCTGGAGGATCAATGTTGGTTCAATGGCAACTGCTGCAGGAGATGCTCCTCTCGGTTAGTCTGGATCCGGCAGCAGAGGATTCTTTCGTTTGGCAGCAGAAGCTCGACGGAGATTTCATGGTTGTGAGTGTTACGGATTTGATATCCGAGCAGAAGGAATCAGCATGGCACCCTGCCATTATCCGGAGACTGAAAATCACTTGGAAGATGAACATTCCACTAAAAATCAGAGTTTTTGCGTGGGTGATGTTTATTTCCAAATTGCCTTCGAAGGATTTGCTAGCGCGAAGAGGTATGTCCAATAATTCCTTCAATCTAAATTGTGTTCTTTGCGAGAGCCATGAGGAGTCCTTGAATCACCTATTCTTCTTGTGTCAAACATCAAAAGCTGTTTGGGAAAAGATCTATATGTGGTTAGGAGACAATATTAATTTTTCTCTTGAGGAGTTTATGTGCTTTGATGTTATTCAAGAGAAGGTGAGAAACATATCTACTCGGGACattgttaatattatttggtTGGCAACATTATGGAGTCTTTGGCTCATGAGGAATGTAATCGTTTTTGATAATGCCTCTTATAGCTTTGAGGCGGTGTACACTAACGTAATGTTCTTCTCGTGGAGATGGTTAGCGTGTAGCAATAATTCGTCCCGGTCTAGTTTCTGTGATTGGTACAAGTTACCTCTATCTTGTTTCATTTCTATGTAG
- the LOC131607742 gene encoding WAT1-related protein At1g25270-like, with amino-acid sequence MESKSSIWQGLKPDLLMVLVQIAYAVVTIIYKLAINDGMSMRVASAYRLICASAFTIPIALFFDRKKREKITWSVLSKTFLCGLFGGSLYLNLYLEALALTSATFMLVVFNLIPAITFIMAVCFGMDKFNLKVVEGKAKIIGTLLGISGAMLMIFFKGAEIHIWSSNINLSHPHHPNEQMVSRHADFGKKLLGVSIALASSCSFSLWYIIQAKLNEEYSSHRSSAALISIMGAIQATAIALCVERDWEQWKLGNNLRIFAVVYPGIVTSGLVVIATAWCIKIRGPLFASIFSPLQLFLVVIAAYFMLDEKLYLGSMLGAMVIVCGLYAVLWGQSKETKNKVKILEITRMPENDELVVISMPVSHDRVIQS; translated from the exons ATGGAGAGCAAAAGTAGTATATGGCAAGGGTTGAAACCAGACTTGCTAATGGTGTTAGTACAGATTGCATATGCTGTGGTGACTATAATATACAAGCTTGCAATAAATGATGGAATGAGCATGAGAGTAGCCTCGGCATATCGCCTCATTTGTGCATCCGCTTTCACTATCCCGATTGCTCTTTTCTTTGATAG gaagaagagagaaaagattACTTGGAGTGTGCTTTCTAAGACATTTCTATGTGGATTGTTTGG CGGAAGTTTGTATCTAAACCTTTACCTAGAAGCTCTGGCTTTGACGTCAGCAACATTTATGTTGGTCGTCTTCAACTTAATTCCAGCCATTACCTTCATCATGGCTGTGTGTTTCGG AATGGATAAGTTCAATTTGAAGGTTGTGGAAGGAAAGGCCAAGATAATAGGAACATTACTAGGAATTAGTGGTGCAATGTTGATGATTTTTTTCAAAGGTGCAGAAATTCATATTTGGTCTTCCAATATCAACCTTTCGCATCCACATCACCCAAATGAGCAAATGGTATCTCGCCATGCTGACTTTGGTAAGAAATTGTTGGGTGTTTCAATTGCATTAGCAAGCAGTTGCTCTTTCTCATTGTGGTATATTATTCAG GCTAAGTTGAATGAGGAATACTCAAGTCATCGCTCAAGTGCAGCTTTAATATCCATAATGGGAGCCATTCAAGCAACTGCAATAGCACTTTGTGTTGAAAGAGATTGGGAACAGTGGAAGCTTGGAAATAACCTCAGGATTTTTGCCGTTGTTTATCCA GGAATTGTGACCTCTGGATTAGTTGTTATCGCTACGGCGTGGTGCATAAAGATAAGGGGTCCTCTATTTGCATCTATTTTCAGCCCTTTACAACTCTTTCTTGTAGTTATAGCTGCTTATTTCATGTTGGATGAGAAATTATATTTGGGAAG CATGCTTGGAGCAATGGTGATTGTGTGTGGTCTCTATGCGGTACTTTGGGGTCAAAgcaaagaaacaaaaaataaagtgaAGATATTAGAAATCACAAGAATGCCTGAAAATGACGAGCTTGTTGTTATTTCTATGCCTGTTTCCCACGATAGAGTCATCCAAAGCTAG